The segment GTACGGCCCGATCGCGGCGATGCTGGTCGAACTGTTCCCGACCCGCATCCGCTACACCTCGATGTCGCTGCCCTATCATATCGGCAACGGCTGGTTCGGCGGCCTTCTGCCCGCGACCGCTTTCGCGATCACCGCATCGACCGGCGATATCTATTCCGGCCTGTGGTACCCGGTCGTCTTCGCGGCGATCACGGCGGTGGTCGGCTTCCTCTTCGTCCCCGAGACCAAGGACGTCGACATCACCAAGACCTGATCGCCTCGCACGATCTGGACAAAAAGCCGGCCGCGGAGCGATCCGCGGCCGGTTTGCTTTTGGGGTGTTACGAATTGCCGCCGATAAATTGCAGCACGATTTCGCGCCGGTGCGGTCGCGCGCGATGCTCGACCAGATAGATCGCCTGCCAGGTGCCGAGCGCGAGCGCGCCATTGATCACCGGCACATGCAGCGACGTCGCCGTCAGCATCGTCTTGACGTGCGCCGGCATGTCGTCCGGCCCCTCGGTGTCATGAGTCCAGGGCGCGCTCTCCGGTGCGAGGCGCGACAGCGCGGTGGCGAGATCGACCAGCACCGAAGGGTCGGCGTTTTCCTGGATCGTCAGCGAGGCCGAGGTGTGACGGATGAACAGCGTCAGCGCACCGTCGCGGGCGCGGGCCTCGTTGATGAACTTGGCAACTTCGCTGGTGAGATCGGTGAAACCGCGGCCGGGCGTCTGCACGGTGAGTAGTGACGATACGATCGTGGTGGCTTGCACCGACGATGGCGCCGAGCGCGTGATGGATTTGGCAGATGTCATGAAAGGTCTCTCAACTCGAAAGCTGTCGTAGGGTGGGCAAAGCGAAGCGTGCCCACGAATCCGCACGACAAGATCAAGGTGGTGGGCACGGCGTAAGAACGCCTCTGCCCACCCTACGGCACCTCGCCAAGACCTAAATCTTCCCCGACACGTCCTTCTGCACGCGGTTGGCCATGTCGATCAGGCGCCGCCAGGCCTTTTCCAGGAACGACATCACGCGATCCATGTCCTGATCGCTCGGCAGCGGGATCTCGATCTTGCGATCGCCCTCGGCGATTTTCGGCTCGGCCTTCTTCAACGGGTCGGATTTCGGCAGCGCCTCGTCGATCTTGCCCGACACGGTCGGCCCCGCGGCGACCTGCTCCTTCAGCCTCTCGACCTCGGCCTGAAGCCGGCCAATCTCGGCATCGAGCGCGGAGCGTTCGTCGGGGACGGCATAGCAGGCCCAGCCTGAATCGTTCTTGGTACAGGTCGAGACCGTGCCGGTGCGGGTGTCGAGCCGCAGCACGCCTTCGGGGATCGGCGTCATGCTGTAGCGGCCGTTTTCGCTGTCGGGCGCGGATTGCGCGGCGACGAGCCCGCCGCTGGTGATCATCACTGCGGCCAAGGCCGCAACCGCTAGAGGTCTCATCGCACTCTCCGCCACTACGCGCTGGTGGCACATTCCGGGATTCTACACCCGCACGGGCAAAGGCGTATTGCTCCGTCCGCCAAATCCGCCGCCAAAAGCGCGTTCGCGAAATCAACAATTGCGCCGCCCCCTTTGATCCCGGCGGCGCGGCGAAATGTCGACCACATCGGCGGATCGCGCAGACGGCTGCTGCGGTGCGGCGTCACGCTGTGTGCAGCGCCCGCCAGTACGACGATATTATCAATGAAATCATATACATAGAAGAACACGACGCAATCGTGACTTGGCTTGACTTGATTATGAGCGGTCAGTATGGTCCGCGCGGCTTTTGAGGGTGGCGGGCGTAATTTCCATTCAACCGCAGCGTTTCGGGTCTTCGTGGCATGGCTCAAGGCACGGGACACGGCGAGAATGGAGATCGCGATAGATCGCCCGAGGAAGCTGCGCTTTCCGAACGGCTCGGAAATCTTGATCAGCGGTTGTCCGAATTACGCGGCCGCCACATCAAGACCGAGCAACCCACAGGTGACAGTGGAGACGGAGCGGCCAGAGCCTCGGCGATGGCGCTTGGTTTTCGGTTATCCTCTGAGTTGGTCGCCGGGGTCGTTGTCGGGGCGGGGATTGGCTGGGGGTTCGACCGCTTGCTGTCGACGTCGCCTTTCGGATTTATCGTGTTCCTGCTGCTGGGCTTCGTGGCCGGCGTGGTGAACGTGGTGAGAACGGCGGGCGCGGGTCAAAGGCGCGGTGGTTCTTAAGCGATCCGCACAGGAGAGGAATGATCGTGCCGGCTTTGCCGGTGCGGGCCGGCCCGGCCGGCAGACCGAGACCAGCCGGCATCGCCCGGCAGACCAAGAGATGCCGCGCCGATGAAAATCGATCCGATCCACCAGTTCAACATCGAGCCTCTCTTCACGATCGGCCATATCGGCAATCAGACGATCGCCTTCACCAATTCATCGCTCTACATGCTGATCGCCGTGGCGGTCATCTCGCTGCTGATGCTGGCGAGCGGGACCCAGCTGGTTCCCGGGCGCCTCCAGTCGGTCGCCGAAATCTCCTACGAGTTCGTCGCGTCGACGATCCGTTCGACCGCCGGCGCGGAAGGCATGAAATTCTTCCCGCTGATCTTCTCGCTGTTCATGTTCATCTGCGTCTCGAACCTGATCGGGATCATCCCCTACACCTTCACGATCTCGAGCCATCTGATCGTGACGGCTGCGCTCGCGCTCCTGGTCTTCTTCACCGTCCTGATCTACGGCGTCGCCAAGAACGGTCTGAAATTCTTCTCGATCTTCGTGCCCCACGGTGTCCCCGGCTACATCCTGCCGCTGGTGATGTTCATCGAGGTCCTGTCGTTCTTCCTGCGGCCGGTCTCTCACAGCGTCCGTCTGTTCGCCAACATGCTGGCCGGCCACATCGCGCTGAAGGTGTTCGCGGGCTTCGTCGCCATGCTCGGCTTCTCGCTCGGCGCGATCGGCTGGGTCGGCGGGGTGCTGCCACTGGCGCTCACCACCGCGCTGTACGCCCTCGAGATCCTGGTCGCGTTCCTGCAAGCCTATGTGTTTGCGATCCTGACCTGCATCTACCTCAACGACGCCATTCATCCGGGACACTGAGCGGTCCGGGGAATTTCCACCCAAAACCCAATCTTTCTTCCAAGGAGTCTAAAATGGATCCGGCAGCAGCAAAACTTATCGGCGCGGGCATCGCATGCATCGGCATGGGCGGTGCGGGCGTCGGCGTGGGCGTGATCTTCGGCAACTACCTCGCCGCAGCCGTTCGCAACCCGTCGGCCGCTCAGGGCCAGTTCGGCAACCTGATCTTCGGATTCGCCGTGACCGAAGCGCTCGGCATTTTCTCGCTGCTGATCGCGCTGCTGCTGCTGTTCGTTCCGCTCTGAGGACGACGTTCTTCGCGTCGCTTCGACCGAAGCGGCGCGCATGACAGCAACAGGAGATCTCCATGGCTGAGAGTCATGGCGGCGCAAAAGGTCCCGCGGCAGGCGCCCACACCGAGACCGAAGGCGGTCACGGTGGCGGCTTTCCGCCGTTCGAGAGCAGCACCTTCGCTTCACAGCTGGTGTCGCTCGCGATCTTCTTCGTCGTTCTTTACGTGGTCGTGTCCAAGCTCGCTCTGCCGCGCGTCGGCGGCGCGATCGAGGCGCGTCAGAACAAGATCGAGGGCGACCTCGCTGAGGCGCAGACGCTGAAGGACCAGTCCGACTCGGCGCTGAAGGCCTATGAAGGCGAGCTCGCTTCGGCGCGCACGCGGGCACAGGCGATCGGCAACGAATCCCGCGAGAAGGCCAATGCGCAGGCGGAAGCCGAGCGCAAGGTCCTGGAAGAGCAGCTGGCGGCCAAGCTCGCCGGGGCGGAAAAGACCATCGCCTCGACCCGCGCAACCGCCATGAGCAGCGTCCGCGGCATCGCGGCCGATGCGGCAGGCACCATCGTGCAGCAGCTCACCGGTGTCGTTCCGGATGCGACGTCGGTCAATGCCGCCGTTGATGCGTCCTTGAAGGGTTAGTCGACATGTTCTTCGATCCTGAAACCTGGGTCGCCATCGCCTTCGTGATCCTGATGGTCGTGTTCGGCTATCTCGGGGTGTTCAAGTCGGCGATGTCGGCGCTCGACAAGCGCGCCGAGCGCATCAAGGCCGAGCTCGACGACGCGACGCGCCTCAAGCAGGAGGCCGCCAAGGTGCTCGCTGACTACAAGGCGCGCAGCGCCTTGGCCGAGCGCGAGGCTGCCGACATCATCGCCAACGCCAAGACCGAAGCCGAGCGCATCGCGACCGAGGCCAAGGCGAAGATGGAAGACTTCGTCGCCCGCCGCACCAAGACCGCGGAGAGCAAGATCGCGCTTGCCGAGGCCCAGGCCCTGGCCGACGTCCGCGCCGCGGCCGCGGAAGCGGCCGTCACGGCGGCTTCCACGATCCTGTCGCAGTCGGTCAAGGGCCAGGTCGCCGACGACCTGCTCGCCAAGGGCATCACCGAGGTTCGGCAGAAGCTGAACTGAGGACGAAAGGCCACATCAATCAAAAAGCCGGCGCGATGAACGCCGGCTTTTTTATTGTCTGAAAGACTCTCGTGTCCCGGACGCGGTGCGGCATGAAATGACGCGACGCAGAGCCGGGACCCATACATCCACGGCTTCTGGGCCCCGGCTCTGCATCGCACCGCTACGCGCTGCGCCGCGTCCGGGGCACGAGACCTATTTCTTCTTCCCTCGTGCCTTCGGCTCGGGCGACAGCGCCTGCGGGTCGAAGCCGACGTAGAAGACATAGGAATCGGCGGTCGCAGCCGACGGCACCGGATAGGTCAGGTCCTCGGCGACGAAGGTGAACGGCACGCTGCCGCCTTCCGACATCTCGACCGTGGTCCGGTAGGCCTTCGAGGCAATCACCTTCTCGCCGACGCCGCCCAGCACCACGGCGACACGCAGGGGCACCTCGACCGTGGAAGGCGCTCCGGCCGGGCCTGCGATGACGCGGCCCTGGATGCCGATGCGCGCGGTGATCTCGGCGCCATTGCGGATACATTCGCGCGCCATCTTGGTGATGGAGGCCTGGTAACGCACGTCATTGCCGACCGCCGGCTTGCCCGTCGCCCCGACCCCAAAGGTGGAGGCGCCTGCGCGCACCGTGACCTGGGGACAATCGATGTCGTCATCGGCCGGCTGGCCCGGCGCGGGCGCCGGCTTCGGCTGGGCTGGCTCGTCGGACTTGCCGCCGAACAGGCTCTTGAAGCGGTCGGTCAGCGACTGCGCCCCGACCGGCGAGACGGCCGCAAGCGAAACCGACAGCGCCAGCGCGATCGCCGACCCCCGCCGCAACGCCTTCCGCAACGAGCGAAGCTCCTTCATGAACGCCTGTACTCCGTGACAATATCCCGGCCAATCGCCGGCCGGCCAGCGGGTTATATCGTCAAAATCGGCGATCCCAAGGCAGGAAAACAAGGCGGGACAAAACCGACTTTGGCCGCATACACGGCCCGGCCTAGCCGCGGAAATCCTCGTGCAGCAGGCCGAACAGCAAATGATCCTGCCAGACCCCGTTGATGCAGAGATAGCGGCGCGCCAGGCCCTCGCGGGAGAAGCCGCATTTCTCCAGCACCCGGATCGACGGCGAATTGGTGGGGATGCAGGCGGCCTCGACACGGTGCAGATTGAGCTCGCCGAACAGCGTCGGCAGCAGCACCCGAAGCGCCGCCGTCATGTAGCCGCGATGGGCATGGGGCTGGCCGACCCAGTAGCCGATGGTGCCGGCCTGGACGATGCCGCGTCGGACATTGGCGAGCGTGATGCCGCCGACCATGGCGCTGTCGAGCTCGCGGAAGATCAGGAAGGGATAGGAGCGGTCCGCCGCGATATCCTCGGAATAGCGGCGCAGGCGGCGGCGGAAGCCGGAGCGGGTGAGGTCGTCCGAAGGCCAGATCGGCTCCCAGGGCGTCAGGTAGTCGCGGCTGCTCTCGCGCAGATGTGCCCACTGCAAAAAGTCGGACATCTGCGGCGCCCTCAGCAAAAGTCCGTTGCCGCGCGGCGCGAGGGCGGCAGGTCCACTGGATGGCAGGCGAAAGAGGGCCATGGTGATGCTTCCCGGGGCGGTCGCCCGTGCGCGGCTCCTAATGCAGCCGCGCCTTGGCGCGCGCCCGGGTCAATCCTTCCGCAAAAGACACCGCCGTGTCCAGACCCCTGCCACTGCCCAATGCGACAACCGCAGGGCGGCTGCGCGAAAGCAGCGCACGCGCGGCATCGCGGGTCGATTCGACGCTGACGGCGTCGATCCGGGCCACCAGCTCCTGCACCGTCTGCGGCCGACCATAGGCCAGCACGTGGCGGGCGAGCTGCTCCGCACGCGACGAGCAGCTCTCCAGCGCCATCAACAGCCCGGCCTTCATCTGCGCCTTGGCCCGCGCAATCTCGGCCTCGGTCAGCGTTTCCACGGAATCATTCATGATGTCGACCACGACTTCCATCATCTCCGGCGCGTCGGCAGGATCGGTGCCGGTGTAGAGGCCGAAGAAGCCGGTATCGGTATAGGGCGCGTGGAACGAGTAGATCGAGTAGCAGAGGCCGCGCTTCTCGCGCACTTCCTGGAACAGCCGCGACGACATTCCGCCGCCGAGGATGTTGGTGAAGACCTGGAGCGAGAACAGCGACAGATCGGTCTGCGGCACGCCTTCGAGCGCCAGCGTCAGATGCGCCTGCTCGAGCTCGCGATGCACCACCTTGGCGCCGCCCTTGCCGAACATGGCCGCCTGCGGCTTCGGCCCCGGCGTTCCCTCGAAGCTCGCGAAGCGTCGCTCGACCTCGGCCACGACCTGCTTATGATCGACGGCGCCGGCGGCCGCAACGACCATGTCGGGCCCGCGGTAATGCGTCGAGAGGTAGCCGCGCAGCATGTCGCGGTTGAAGCCACGCAGCGTCTTGGCGGTGCCGAGCAGCGAGCGGCCCATCGGCTGATCGGGATAGCAGAGCTCGTTGAGATGCTCGAACACGACGTCGTCCGGCGTGTCCTGGGCGGCGCCGATCTCCTGCACGATGACGTTCTTCTCGCGTTCGAGCTCGTCCGGCTCGAAGGCGGGATTGGCGAGGATATCGGCGAGCACATCGAGCGCCAGCGGCACGTCGGCCTTCATCACCCGGGCATAGTAGGACGTGGTCTCGGTCGAGGTGCCGGCATTGAGGTCGCCGCCGACCGCCTCGATCTCTTCGACGATCTCGCGCGAGGAGCGCCCGGTCGTCCCCTTGAACGCCATGTGCTCGAGCAGATGTGAGATGCCGTGCTCGTTCGGCTTCTCGTCGCGGCCACCGACGCCGGCCCAGACGCCGAGTGCGGCGGTCTCGAGATGAGGCATATTGTCGGTGACGACGGTCAGGCCGGACGCAAGCTTGGATATCTCGACGCTCATCCGGCAACTCCCTGTTTTGCGGCGCGGCTGACCGACAGCACGAACCGCTCGACCTCGGCCTGATCGTTCTTCATCACCTTCATGTGTTCGGATTTGGTCATCAGACCGTCGAGCCAGGCCGGCAGTTGCGGCCGCTGGCCGCAGGCGGCCTCGACGGCATCCGGGAATTTCGCCGGATGCGCGGTCGAAAGCACGATATTGGGCACGGTGGTGTCGGTGGTATCGCGATCAGCGACGGCGAGCGCCACCGCGGTATGAGGATCGACCAGCTCGCCGGCCTCGCGCCAGGCGGCCCGGATCGCAGCCGCGGTCTCGGTCTCATCCGCGCGCCCGGCATCGAATTCCTCGCGGATGGCGGCGAGCGTCGCATCCGGCAGCACGAAGCGCCCGGACTGTTTCAGCTGCTCCATCAGCCGGCGCACGCCGGCCGCATCGCGCCGGCCGGCCTCGAACAGCAGCCGCTCGAAATTCGAGGAGATCTGGATGTCCATCGAGGGCGACGCGGTGGCGTGCACCTCGCGCACCTCGTAGATGCCGGTCTTGAGCGTGCGCGCCAGGATGTCGTTGACGTTGGCGGCGATGCGCAGGGTGCGCACCGGCAGCCCCATGCGCTTGGCGACATAGCCGGCAAAAATGTCGCCGAAATTTCCGGTCGGCACGATGAAGTCCACCGCACGCGCCGGCGCACCGGCGGCGACAGCTGAGGTGAAGTAGTAGACCACCTGCGCAACGATGCGCGCCCAATTGATGGAATTGACGCCGGACAGCGAGGTTGCATCGCGGAAGCGGTGGTTGTTGAACATCCCCTTCACCAGCGCCTGGCAATCGTCGAAATTGCCTTCAATCGCCAGCGCGTGGACGTTGGCGGCGCCCGTCGTCGTCATCATCCGCTGCTGCACCTCGGAGATGCGCTTGTGCGGAAACAGCACGACGAGGTCGACATTCTCAAGCCCGGCAAAGGCCTCGACCGCGGCGCCGCCCGTGTCGCCGGAGGTCGCGACCACGATGGTGGTGCGCTGGTCACGCTTGGCCAGCACATGGTCCATCAGCCGCGAGATCAGCTGCATCGCCACGTCCTTGAAGGCGAGCGTCGGACCGTGAAACAGCTCAAGCACGAACTGATGCGGCGACATCTGGCGCAGCGGCACCACCGCCGGATGACGGAAGGTGGCATAAGCCTCGTTCGCCATGCGGCCGAGCTCGGCGTCGGAAATCTCGCTGCCGGCGAAAGGACGGATCACGTCGACCGCGACCTCCCAATAGGGGCGGCCGAAGAAGCCGGCGATCGTCTCAGCCGACAGAAGCGGCCAGGTCGCCGGCACGTAGAGACCGCCGTCGCGGGCAAGCCCGGTCAGCATCACGTCGCAGAAGCCAAGCTCGGGGGCCTCGCCCCGGGTCGAGATATAACGAGTCAAACTACCCTCCAAAGGCCCGCCCGGCCTGAGTCCGAGCCTTAAGCCTTTGATTTTACGATGTTCCTAGGTCGCCGCCAGAGGCGCTTCCGGCACCATAGAGGGTTTTACCGCATCGGGAAACCGCTTCCGACCCGACGAAAAAGGGCTGCGGCGAAGCCGCAGCCCTTCTCTTGGAAGGTCTGTCGTTGATGTGTGCAGACCGGTTTGCTTCGTTCGGGACGCCACCCGCTGAACTGTTCGTCCAAGCTTTCGTCGCCTGTCACGGAATCGTCAAGGCCAAAACCGCGCGCGCCGACCTTTGTTCCTGTTTTTCCCGATACGCATCAGGCGGTGCGATCCCTGACGGATGTCAGTTCATCCCGATTTCCACCGCGATCCGGATCAGGTCGGAATGGTTCTTGGCCCCTAATTTCTGCTTGAGCAGGGATGTCGTGTTGGCGACGGTCTTGTAGGAAATGCCGAGCGCCTCGGCGACCTCGACGATCTTGTTGCCGCGCCCGAGCAGGCGGAGAATCTCGAGCTCGCGCGGCGTCATCTGCGAGGCCGGATTGGCCTTGATCGCGGCGCCGGAGAACGTGACGGCTTCCGCGAGCTGCGGCGAGATGAAATTGTCGCCGGCAGCGACCTTGCGTACCGCCTTCACGAGTATCTTGGGATCGTCGCCCTTCGAGACATAGCCTTGCGCGCCCATCTCCACGGCCCTGACGACAAGAGCCGGATCATCATTGGTGCTGAACATGATGATCTTCGCGTCCGGGTCGTCCTTGCGGATCCGCCGCATCAACTCGAACCCGGAAACGTCTGGCAATGTGATGTCGATGACGGTGACGTCGGGGCGCTTGCTGACGAAAGCGCGATGACCGGATTTGGCGTCGCTGGCTTCGTCGATCCGAATCGAATTGTCGGAGGCAAACAATGATCGGCAACCAAACACAACGACGGGATGATCGTCGACGATCAACAGGCGGGTGGCCGGCTTGACTGTGTCTTGCATTGTTCTTGCTCGCTCTCCCAACAGATAAGCGAACGGGAATAAATGGAAAGCACGAAAAACCGAACCGAGCTAGAATTAGCCTAATGTGGAGGCCCTGCTAGGCGCGACAGGCCGCACGGCAGGGATGCCTTACGCAGGTCAGGCCGCCATTTCGCTAGCAGCAACCGTGATCCGGCGGGCTCTGTCGTGCTGGTTCGCAAAGCGTGCTGTGAATCTTGCCTTCCGGACCGAAGCGGAACGTGGCGCGAATACGCAACTCGCCGGCAACGGAATATTCGAGATCGACGCCATCGGGCACGGGATTGATCTCTTCGAGGCCAAAGCCCGCCGACGAGAAAGCGGCAAGCCGCGGTCCCCAATAGGTTTCGAGTTCACGCCGTCCGCGATAGAGATGCGTGCCATTGCAACTGCATTCCACCTGACCATCCTCGGCATAGAGGTCGAGCAGAGTCGCGAGGTCGCCTCTGCGGCAGGCATCCACCCAATCGATAACAAGTCCCATCTGATCAAAATCACGCACGCCAAGAATCCTGTCTGCCGCAGAAAGAATTGAGCGCGGCTTAGGATCACCCTCGTGAATATGTGCTGAACAATAAAGCCCGGACAATTGCGGGTTCCCTCCGGGAACTTACGGACTCGCTCCGCCTTGGCGTCGTCCTCGCACCCAAACGAAAAATGCGATCAGCACGGCGAACGCGAGCGCGAACCAGGTGATCGCATATTGCAGATGATCGTCCTTCAGATTCACGTCGAGCGCACCCGGACGCGGAATGCCGTTTTCTGGCACCGGCTTTTCGAGATCGACGTAGAATGGTGCGACGGCGCCCCAGCCGAGCGCGCTTGCGATCGCCAGTTGATCGCGCACGAACCACAGCCGCTTGTCGCGACTCTCCGCCGGCGTGAGCAGGCTTGGTGCTTCCGGAAAACGCAGATAGCCGGTGAGCGCGACGGGCGCGCCGGTGACGAGCTTCTTCACCGCGCGATCCTCGACGCTGCGATCCTGCATACTGTTCTCGACGAAGCCCGCGTCGATCACGACGATCTCGCCGCTCGCGAGATGCGCCGGCAGGAAGGCCCAGGTGCCTGGGCCGGAGGCATCCTTGCGTACGGCGGAACCGGAGGAATAGACCATCGCATCCGGCGACGCCGCATAGGTCGCGATGAAGCTGACGCGGCGAAATTCGTCGCGCGCGGGCGTCAGCATGGCCCATTGCGCCGGCGGCGGCAGCGCGACCGGTGCGTCCGCTAGACGCTCGGTCAACGCAGCGATCAGCTCGTGCTTGGCGATCCGCCGCTGCAACTGCCAGACGCCAAGCGCGACGAAGACCGCGGTGAGGAGCAGCGTGAACAGCGCGAAGCCGGCCACACGTGGCTTGCGCACGGTCTCGTTCATTTCGCGCGGTCGACCAGCCGGCCGGGAGCCGCCTTGTGGTGGAATTGCAGCGCGATCAGCAGCGACTTCATGGCACGCAGCGGCAACAGTGTGGTGGCGAGGATCAACGGAAACCACAGCACCGCATGCAGCCAGAACGGCGGCTGGTACTTGACCTCGACGACAAGCGCGCAGCCGACCACGATCGCGCCGGCCAGCATGATGATGAAGATCGCGGGGCCATCGCCGGCATCGATGAAGGCATAGTCGAGACCGCAGCGCTCGCAGGCGGGAGCGAGCGTCAGGAAGCCCGCATAGAGCTTGCCATCACCACAGCGCGGGCATTTGCAGGCAAGCCCGCGCAGTGCGCTTTGCAGGACGGTGATCTGGGGCTCGGGCGTGCCGTCGATGTCATTCATTGCATTCGAATCTAGCACAATTTCGGCCGAAGCCTCGCCCAATGAAAAGCGAAAGGGCGGCCTTGTGGCCGCCCTTTCCCGATTGATCTGTCGCGGCTCAGTGCGCGCCGTGCGCCATGGTCTCGGCGCCGTGTCCCCAGACATAGATGCAGAGGAACAGGAACAACCAGACCACGTCGACGAAGTGCCAGTACCAGGCGGCGAACTCGAAGCCGAGGTGCTGGGTCGGCGAGAAATGGCCGGCATAGGCACGCGCCAGGCACACGATCAGGAAGATCGTGCCGACCAGCACGTGGAAGCCGTGGAAACCGGTCGCCATGAAGAAGGTCCCGCCGTAGACGTTGCCCGCGAACGAGAACGCCGCGTGGCTGTACTCATAGGCCTGCACGCAGGTGAAGGTCGCGCCCAGCAGGATGGTGAGGATCAAGCCATACTTCAGGCCCTGGCGATCGTTCTCGAGCAGCGCATGGTGCGCCCAGGTGACCGTGGTGCCCGACGTCAGCAGGATCAGCGTGTTGAGCAGCGGCAGATGCCAGGGATCGAACGTCTCGATACCCTTCGGCGGCCATACGCCGCCGAACAGGGCTTCGCGGGTCGCATGAACGGGATCGGCCGGGAACAGCGCCGCGTTGAAATAGGCCCAGAACCAGGCGACGAAGAACATCACCTCGGAGGCGATGAACAGGATCATGCCGTAGCGATGGCTGATCTGCACGACGCGGGTGTGGTCGCCCTTGTACTGGGCTTCCTTGATCACGTCGCCCCACCAGCTCGCCATGGTGTAGAGCACGCCGACGGTGCCGATGCCGAACACGATCGGCGCAGCCGAGTACATGTGATGCATCCAGCCGATCGCGCCGACCGCCATGATAAAGGCCGAGATGGATCCGACCACGGGCCACGGAGAGGGATCGACCAGATGGTAGTCGTGGTGCTTGCCTTGCGCGGTTGCCATTTGCGGTCTCTCTCCTCAATCCCGTGCCTATCAGGCACTTATCCCCTTAGTCCAACCCCTGAGCGTCAACCCGGCGGCTGGAGATTTCCCTTGCGTTTGTTGTCATCGCCGGATGCGAGCGGCTTCACCACCGGATCCTTCACCGGATAGAACGTGTAGGACAGCGTGATGGTGCTGAGCCCGTCATTGTCGTGATCGTCGACGATCGACGGATCGACGTAGAACACCACCGGCATCTCGCGCTTCTCGCCAGGCGCCATGGTCTGCTCGGTGAAGCAGAAGCAGTTGATCTTCTGGAAATACGACCCGACCGTCAGCGGCGCGACGTTGTAGGCGGCCTGCCCTGAGGTGGTGCGCGCGGCCTGGTTGGTCACGGTGTAATAGATCGTGGTGACCTGGCCGATATTGACCTCGACCTCGGTCTGCTCAGGCTCGAACTTCCAGGGCAGGCCGGGCGCGACGTTGGAATCGAAGCGCACCGCGATCTTGCGTGCGATCGGGCCGGTGGCAGGCGCCGAGGTGGCGACCTGGGTCGTGCCGTTGAAGCCGGTGGCGCGGCAGAACCAGTTGTAGAACGGCACCGCGGCGTAGGACGCTCCGACCATCAACGCGACCACGCCGCCGCAGATCGAAGCGACCAGCACATCGCGGCCGAGGCCCTTCCTGGCCGTCCGGCTCTGATCCTGCGATATGGTCGGCT is part of the Bradyrhizobium commune genome and harbors:
- a CDS encoding secondary thiamine-phosphate synthase enzyme YjbQ, which gives rise to MTSAKSITRSAPSSVQATTIVSSLLTVQTPGRGFTDLTSEVAKFINEARARDGALTLFIRHTSASLTIQENADPSVLVDLATALSRLAPESAPWTHDTEGPDDMPAHVKTMLTATSLHVPVINGALALGTWQAIYLVEHRARPHRREIVLQFIGGNS
- a CDS encoding AtpZ/AtpI family protein, which codes for MAQGTGHGENGDRDRSPEEAALSERLGNLDQRLSELRGRHIKTEQPTGDSGDGAARASAMALGFRLSSELVAGVVVGAGIGWGFDRLLSTSPFGFIVFLLLGFVAGVVNVVRTAGAGQRRGGS
- a CDS encoding F0F1 ATP synthase subunit A — translated: MKIDPIHQFNIEPLFTIGHIGNQTIAFTNSSLYMLIAVAVISLLMLASGTQLVPGRLQSVAEISYEFVASTIRSTAGAEGMKFFPLIFSLFMFICVSNLIGIIPYTFTISSHLIVTAALALLVFFTVLIYGVAKNGLKFFSIFVPHGVPGYILPLVMFIEVLSFFLRPVSHSVRLFANMLAGHIALKVFAGFVAMLGFSLGAIGWVGGVLPLALTTALYALEILVAFLQAYVFAILTCIYLNDAIHPGH
- a CDS encoding F0F1 ATP synthase subunit C, producing MDPAAAKLIGAGIACIGMGGAGVGVGVIFGNYLAAAVRNPSAAQGQFGNLIFGFAVTEALGIFSLLIALLLLFVPL
- a CDS encoding F0F1 ATP synthase subunit B family protein, with protein sequence MAESHGGAKGPAAGAHTETEGGHGGGFPPFESSTFASQLVSLAIFFVVLYVVVSKLALPRVGGAIEARQNKIEGDLAEAQTLKDQSDSALKAYEGELASARTRAQAIGNESREKANAQAEAERKVLEEQLAAKLAGAEKTIASTRATAMSSVRGIAADAAGTIVQQLTGVVPDATSVNAAVDASLKG
- a CDS encoding F0F1 ATP synthase subunit B family protein, which encodes MFFDPETWVAIAFVILMVVFGYLGVFKSAMSALDKRAERIKAELDDATRLKQEAAKVLADYKARSALAEREAADIIANAKTEAERIATEAKAKMEDFVARRTKTAESKIALAEAQALADVRAAAAEAAVTAASTILSQSVKGQVADDLLAKGITEVRQKLN
- a CDS encoding GNAT family N-acetyltransferase — encoded protein: MALFRLPSSGPAALAPRGNGLLLRAPQMSDFLQWAHLRESSRDYLTPWEPIWPSDDLTRSGFRRRLRRYSEDIAADRSYPFLIFRELDSAMVGGITLANVRRGIVQAGTIGYWVGQPHAHRGYMTAALRVLLPTLFGELNLHRVEAACIPTNSPSIRVLEKCGFSREGLARRYLCINGVWQDHLLFGLLHEDFRG
- a CDS encoding M16 family metallopeptidase; this encodes MSVEISKLASGLTVVTDNMPHLETAALGVWAGVGGRDEKPNEHGISHLLEHMAFKGTTGRSSREIVEEIEAVGGDLNAGTSTETTSYYARVMKADVPLALDVLADILANPAFEPDELEREKNVIVQEIGAAQDTPDDVVFEHLNELCYPDQPMGRSLLGTAKTLRGFNRDMLRGYLSTHYRGPDMVVAAAGAVDHKQVVAEVERRFASFEGTPGPKPQAAMFGKGGAKVVHRELEQAHLTLALEGVPQTDLSLFSLQVFTNILGGGMSSRLFQEVREKRGLCYSIYSFHAPYTDTGFFGLYTGTDPADAPEMMEVVVDIMNDSVETLTEAEIARAKAQMKAGLLMALESCSSRAEQLARHVLAYGRPQTVQELVARIDAVSVESTRDAARALLSRSRPAVVALGSGRGLDTAVSFAEGLTRARAKARLH
- the thrC gene encoding threonine synthase, with the translated sequence MTRYISTRGEAPELGFCDVMLTGLARDGGLYVPATWPLLSAETIAGFFGRPYWEVAVDVIRPFAGSEISDAELGRMANEAYATFRHPAVVPLRQMSPHQFVLELFHGPTLAFKDVAMQLISRLMDHVLAKRDQRTTIVVATSGDTGGAAVEAFAGLENVDLVVLFPHKRISEVQQRMMTTTGAANVHALAIEGNFDDCQALVKGMFNNHRFRDATSLSGVNSINWARIVAQVVYYFTSAVAAGAPARAVDFIVPTGNFGDIFAGYVAKRMGLPVRTLRIAANVNDILARTLKTGIYEVREVHATASPSMDIQISSNFERLLFEAGRRDAAGVRRLMEQLKQSGRFVLPDATLAAIREEFDAGRADETETAAAIRAAWREAGELVDPHTAVALAVADRDTTDTTVPNIVLSTAHPAKFPDAVEAACGQRPQLPAWLDGLMTKSEHMKVMKNDQAEVERFVLSVSRAAKQGVAG
- a CDS encoding response regulator transcription factor, with amino-acid sequence MQDTVKPATRLLIVDDHPVVVFGCRSLFASDNSIRIDEASDAKSGHRAFVSKRPDVTVIDITLPDVSGFELMRRIRKDDPDAKIIMFSTNDDPALVVRAVEMGAQGYVSKGDDPKILVKAVRKVAAGDNFISPQLAEAVTFSGAAIKANPASQMTPRELEILRLLGRGNKIVEVAEALGISYKTVANTTSLLKQKLGAKNHSDLIRIAVEIGMN